GTCGTTCTGGCGGCGGCGTCGGTGTAGCTGACGGCGAGGCCGAACTCGCACGAGGACACCCGGGTGGGCGTTGCGCCGGCCGGGTCGTAGTCGGTGGCTCCCGGAGCGGGTCCGTCGACGGTGAGGACGGAGCCGGCCACCGACAGGACCGGCCGGTAGAACTTGTCGGCGCCGGTGTCGATCTCGATCCACGCACCCGGATAGAAGCCGGCCGCGTTGAGCACCCGGAGCTTCGTGTCGCCCACCGCCGCGGAGTCGATGGCAACGAACTCGGTGCGCGCAGCGGCCTCCTGGGTGGCGGTGACCTGCAGGTCCCGGCCCCAGGAGCCCGGATCGTGGGCGGCCAACTGGATCGAGGCGATCGCCGAGACGGCCGGGGTCGCCGTTCCGGTGATCGCCCCGTCGGCGCCGAGACCGGTAGAACCGGTGAGAACCCCTGCCCCGCTGGGGAAGTCGACCGTGGTGGAGAACGCGGCGCCGACGGTGACCGTCCGGGTGCCGGCGTCGGTGGCGGTGACCGTGACGACGTCGGAGAGCACCTCGATGCCGTCTCGCTCGGTCCGCAACTGCAGCGTGGTGCCCACCCCGATCCCGCGCAGCAGACCGGTGAGCTGGGCAGTGGTGGCGTTGCGGAGTACGGCTGACCGGGTCGTGGTGGTGACGCCGCCGGTCGGCGCGGCGGTCGCGACGGTCGCTCCGCCCGGTACCACGCGCGAGACGTACAGCCGGCGGCCACCGTTGGCGAAGAAGCCGCGAACGCCGTCGGGCAGGTCGCGGAAGCCGTCCAGCATCGGGTCCGGGGGCAGCGCCCCGCCGAACGTTCGGACGAAACTGCCGTGGTCGGTGATCAGCAGTGGGCGACCGCTGATCGGACCGCGCCGGGTCAGGCCGACGAACCCGGTGGTGCTGGTGCCGACACCCTGGATGGGGCTTGGACCGGAGTTGACCTCTTGGACGATCACACCGGGAGCGAGGTACTCGACCATGACGGTTCCTTCGTGAGTCTTACGGGGTGGCGAGGTCGACGATGATCGGGCCGCCGCCCGGATCGATCGCGGTGGTGAGGGCGGGCCCGGTTCCGGCGGGGCCGGTCGCGGTCAGTTGGAGTGCGGCGAGGTTGCGGACGCCGGCCAGCCGTACGTGGCCGCCCAGGTCCGAAACCGCATGTGGGGAACGGATCTCGCTGCTGGTGCCGTCGTCGATCCGGACGGCGGCGGTGCTCGTCAGCCCGGTCAGCGGCGAGTCGAGCAGCAGAACGCCGTCCCCCGCTCGCGGTGCCCGGGTGAGCACCGGAGACGGTCCGGTGAGCGTGACGCCGTGGCCGGTGACCGGGGCGCCGCCAGGGGCGCTGTGCACGACCGGGCTCCGCAGCAACACCTGCCCCGGATCGGGTCCGGGCCCCTGGACGACGACGTGCTCGCGAACCGGGGCGGCACCGAACTCCAGGACGGTCCCGGCTCCGATTCCCGCCGAACTGGCGAGGACGACGCTGACGGCGCCCGCGACCACCGGCTCGGCCAGCGTCGTGACCGGGCCCGCGGTGAGCGTGCACTCCCGGACGACGAGCCCGGCAGCGTGGTCGCGAGCCAGCGGGGTACGCAGCGCGAGGGCGAAGGGTGCGCCGGCCACTCCCGTTCCGGCGGTGACGGTGGCGGCCGGAACCACCGGGAAGGGGAAACCGACGCGCCGGACCGTGCCGGTGATCGTACGTACCGGATCGTCCAGTTCCCAGGCAGGCATGTGCACCGGCAGCGGCGCGCCGGTCGGCACCGAGAAGTCGCGGCGGATCACCGGCTCCCCCGGCACCGCCAGTTCCACGGTGATCGTGGTGAACGGCACCGACGATCGCAGCACGAGATCGGGCCGCCCGGCGACCACCAGGAACCCTCCGGAAGCGATCCGGGCCCGGGCGTGCGGATGACCGGTGCGGACGGACGGCTGAGCCGCCCGGGCCGGGAACGGCCGGCCCGTTGCGGCCCGCACCAGCGGCACGATCACCAGGACGGCGTCCAGCGTCTCCTCCCGACCGGCCACCGCGTAGGTGCGGGCCGAGGTGGCGACGGTCGTGACGCCGGTGACGGGGGTGCTCACGTGACCCCCACGATCTGCGCGTAGCCGGAGTGCCGGGACAGCGCCGGAGGACCGGCGGACGGCGCCAGGTGCGAGTCGATGCTCACGCCGTCCACGATCAGGCTGAACGCGGCGCGCTGCTGGCTCTGCAGGGACCACCAGAGGGTGTTCTGCTCCGCGGTGCCGGACATCTCGATGCTGAGCTTCATCGTCGTCGGCGTACCGGCCAGGGCCCCGCGCAGTGAACTCCCGCCGAGCTGCGCATGGTCACGCACCACCTGGATGGCGCGGCCCATCAGGGTGTGCTCGGTCAGGACCGCCGAGTGCATGGGGGCGACCAGGTAGTGCAGCTGCAGCGACGTCGACCGGCGCTCGGTCTCCTGCGGCGAGATCCGCCGTCCGGACTGGTTGGCCAGGTCGGGCTGCAGCACCACCCGGTAGAGCCACACCGACAGCGCGTCGGTGACGACGGCGACCTCGAGCTCCCGCGGCGAGCGCAGGTCGACCGGGACGCCGTTGAGCGTGGCGTCGGGGTCGTCGGTGATGTGCTCCTTGAACAGGTCGCGCAAGGAGAGCGATGCACCACGGATCGCCGCGTAGTCCGTCACGAGGCCCAGCGAAACCGGCGGCCGTCACCCCACCGTTACGGGCGCGCGGCGAAGGCGTTTTCCACATCGAGCCCTGGTACTTGACAGCCCTCGGGGCCCGCCGTCATCGTGACGGGAAGATCTTGGGGGGTGGTGGTGGGCCGGCAGTGTGAGATCGCCACGGGCGTTGCCCAGACCAGGTGCTCGACCCTGGACTTCACGACCGCGGGAAAACCGAACTGTGGTGTCGAACTCGCGACGGATGCGTGACGGTTCGCAAAGATCGTCGTTCCATGACGAAGCAATCCGAGCAATCGAAGCCGTCGGCAGCCGTCTGGATCCTGCGTATCGAGAATCAGCCGAACGCACCGATGATTACTGTGATGAGCCGGTCCGAACTGCTTGCCCCGGGACCGGACACGGTTGCCCGGTATCGCGACATCGACAGCGCGACCGGCGCGATCGCCGAATCTGCCGCCCAGTTTCTCAAGCGGTGCGCCTGCCACCCGGATGACTGACTCGTCGGTCCTCCATTCGATCTCTCATCAGGACATCTCATGTTCACATCTTTGATCGACGAACTGACCGACGAACAAGCGCCGGACGGAATCCTTCATCTGTTCGGGGGACCGTACTTCCGCCACCAGGGAAGGCGCTTCGACGTTCCCGAGGGAAGCAAACGACTGCTCGTGCTGGTCGCACTGAGGAAGGGCCGGCTGTCCCGGCGGGCGGTTGCCGGCGCACTCTGGCCGGTCGGCGAGGACGAACGCGCCGCCGGAAATCTACGTTCGGCACTGTGGCGGCTCAACAAGGCCGGCATCGACATCATCGACGCTGACAAGAACTGCTTGTCACTGCGCGAGGGTGTCGCCATCGACGTGTCCCTGGTGACCTCGTGGGCAGGACGGCTGATCGTGGGCAACCCCACGCCGGCCGACCTGAGCGTTCTTCCCGAGAGCGTGGACAGCCTCGACCTCCTGCCCGGCTGGTACGACGACTGGATCTCGCTCGAGCGGGAGTCGGTTCGTCAGAGTGTGCTGCACGGCCTGGAGGCCCTCGTCTGTCAGCTCATCGTGCGA
This Actinopolymorpha cephalotaxi DNA region includes the following protein-coding sequences:
- a CDS encoding AfsR/SARP family transcriptional regulator, which gives rise to MFTSLIDELTDEQAPDGILHLFGGPYFRHQGRRFDVPEGSKRLLVLVALRKGRLSRRAVAGALWPVGEDERAAGNLRSALWRLNKAGIDIIDADKNCLSLREGVAIDVSLVTSWAGRLIVGNPTPADLSVLPESVDSLDLLPGWYDDWISLERESVRQSVLHGLEALVCQLIVRERFAEAVTASMMAVTADPLRETAQRSLMQAHLAEGNLAEAYKAYQCYRRRLWDELQIHPGQELRGLLGRAVTGAVATPTYVPAPSGLGHQPHVSVPESHQPLPRPVAQ
- a CDS encoding Pvc16 family protein, with translation MTDYAAIRGASLSLRDLFKEHITDDPDATLNGVPVDLRSPRELEVAVVTDALSVWLYRVVLQPDLANQSGRRISPQETERRSTSLQLHYLVAPMHSAVLTEHTLMGRAIQVVRDHAQLGGSSLRGALAGTPTTMKLSIEMSGTAEQNTLWWSLQSQQRAAFSLIVDGVSIDSHLAPSAGPPALSRHSGYAQIVGVT